One window of the Cryptococcus neoformans var. grubii H99 chromosome 12, complete sequence genome contains the following:
- a CDS encoding protein disulfide-isomerase: protein MKFSPKLSLALVAALPNLASVLASDVIDLTQSTFQKEIAGEDLALVEFFAPWCGHCKNLAPHYEEAATELKEKNIKLAKVDCTVEQGLCGEFGVNGYPTLKVFRNGSPTDYAGTRKADGIISYMTKQSLPAISDVTPESHDAFIKSDNVVLVAYGDDAHPVPEAFKQYAKGARDSYLFGQYLSSDLPSIPESPSLPAIVLYKDFDEGYAVFPSGEIAHADVDELSEFVKQNSMPLFDEISPENFGSYAEQGIPIAYLFADPNEASAREKLVEELKPLAKELKGSVNFVYIDAIKFIDHGKSLNLPGDSWPAFVIQDLADQTKFPLTGKATAENIKDFVKKYVVGEVSPSIKSEPIPATQGPVYKLVADDWDNVYGDESKDVFAEFYAPWCGHCQRLAPIWDTLGEKYAGNNNIIIAQMDATENDIPPSAPFRVQGFPTLKFRPAGSSEFIDYTGDRSLDSLVEFVETHRKSDADVAEEEWENEDETPEHDEL, encoded by the exons ATGAagttctctccaaaacTCTCCCTCGCACTCGTAGCCGCCCTTCCTAACCTCGCCTCGGTCCTGGCCAGCGATGTCATCGACTTGACCCAGTCTACCTTCCAGAAGGAGATTGCCGGTGAAGACTTGGCTTTGGTTGA GTTCTTTGCTCCTT GGTGCGGTCACTGTAAGAA CCTTGCGCCCCACTACGAGGAAGCCGCTACCGAgctcaaggagaagaacatCAAGCTTGCCAAG GTCGACTGTACCGTTGAGCAAGGTCTTTGTGGCGAGTTTGGTGTGAATGGATACCCTACCTTGAAGGTGTTTAGGAACGGTTCCCCAACCGACTATGCTGGTACCAGGAAGGCCGACGGTATCATTAGCTACATGACTAA GCAGAGTCTCCCTGCCATTAGCGATGTGACCCCCGAATCTCATGACGCATTTATCAAGTCTGACAATGT TGTCCTGGTTGCCTACGGCGACGATGCCCATCCGGTCCCTGAAGCCTTCAAGCAGTATGCCAAGGGCGCCCGTGACTCTTATCTCTTTGGCCAATACCTTTCCAGCGACCTTCCTTCTATCCCCGAGAGCCCCTCTCTTCCCGCTATTGTCCTCTACAAGGACTTTGACGAAGGTTACGCCGTCTTCCCCTCTGGCGAGATCGCCCACGCCGATGTCGACGAGCTCAGCGAGTTTGTGAAGCAAAACTCTATGCCTCTGTTTGACGAAATCTCTCCCGAAAACTTTGGTTCTTACGCCGAGCAGGGTATTCCCATCGCCTACCTCTTTGCCGACCCCAACGAGGCTTCTGCCCGCGAAAAGCTTGTCGAAGAGCTCAAGCCTCTTGCCAAAGAGCTCAAGGGCTCTGTCAACTTTGTTTACATTGACGCCATCAAGTTTATCGACCATGGGAAGTCTCTCAACCTCCCTGGTGACTCTTGGCCCGCCTTTGTGATCCAAGATCTTGCCGACCAGACTAAGTTCCCCTTGACCGGCAAGGCCACCGCTGAAAATATCAAGGACTTTGTCAAGAAGTATGTCGTCGGTGAAGTTTCTCCTAGCATTAAGTCTGAACCTATCCCGGCCACCCAAGGTCCTGTTTACAAGCTTGTTGCCGACGACTGGGACAACGTCTACGGTGATGAGTCCAAGGATGTCTTTGCCGAGTTTTACGCTCCTTGGTGCGGTCATTGCC AGCGTTTGGCTCCCATCTGGGACACTCTTGGTGAGAAGTACGCAGGTaacaacaacatcatcat TGCCCAAATGGACGCTACCGAGAATGATATTCCCCCTTCTGCCCCCTTCCGAGTCCAGGGCTTCCCTACACTCAAATTCCGACCGGCCGGCTCTTCTGAATTTATTGACTACACTGGCGACAGGAGCCTCGACAGCCTTGTTGAGTTTGTGGAAACTCACAGGAAGAGCGACGCTGATGTCgctgaggaagagtgggagAATGAGGACGAGACTCCTGAGCACGATGAGCTGTAG
- a CDS encoding transcription factor C subunit 7, variant: MLKYIYVCRHGFRSNWVDPSIKSGPTGMNRDPPLAAHGLDQAESLATFLSSPSSTSPYPIPEIVFSSPFYRCIQTALPTAQALGLTLADGESFDDENEDDEQISAEGQKEKRGEAKRKRKSRKGLHLEHGVGEWYSPVYPNTGLHPRPSLSHALSPLFPPGSINPFYQPTLFPSRKGESLEGLHERAEIFIDAWTRRVEGEWPDVECVVIFAHAASIIALGRALTGNRSLEVIAGCATTSLYARKQSSSSSSSSSSSPKPNPGSSQYTILYSGRYDYLPLGLERDWSFADVVLTPDGEVVGDNGDGDGHLGEEWEEGLSDVGKRWLEDTRFERKRVSGKGEIGVGDRERKSRM, from the exons ATGCTCAAGTACATCTACGTGTGCCGACATGGCTTCCG CTCCAACTGGGTGGATCCTAGTATAAAATCTGGACCTACGGGCATGAACCGCGATCCTCCT CTCGCAGCCCATGGCCTCGACCAAGCAGAATCTCTAGCAACCTTTCTCTCGTCGCCATCCAGTACCAGCCCATACCCCATCCCTGAAATCGTattctcctcccctttctACAGATGTATCCAGACCGCTCTGCCTACAGCACAAGCGCTTGGACTGACGCTTGCCGACGGAGAGTCTTTCGACGACGAAAACGAAGACGACGAACAAATATCTGCAGAAGGacagaaagaaaaaagaggggaggcaaagagaaaaagaaaaagccGGAAAGGCCTTCACCTCGAACATGGTGTCGGCGAATGGTACTCCCCCGTCTACCCCAACACCGGTCTCCACCCCCGTCCTTCCCTATCCCACGCCCTCTCTCCACTCTTCCCTCCGGGCAGTATCAATCCCTTTTACCAACCtaccctcttcccttctcgtAAAGGTGAATCTCTGGAAGGGCTTCACGAAAGAGCAGAAATATTTATCGATGCGTGGACGAGGCGGGTAGAAGGCGAATGGCCGGATGTGGAGTGTGTAGTTATCTTTGCGCATGCGGCTAGTATCATTGCGCTCGGAAGAGCT TTGACTGGAAATCGATCTCTAGAAGTCATAGCAGGCTGCGCTACCACATCCCTCTACGCCCGTAAAcagtcctcttcctcttcctcttcctcgtcatcttcacctaAACCAAACCCCGGCTCATCCCAATATACAATCCTCTACTCTGGCAGGTACGACTACCTCCCCCTCGGTCTTGAACGCGATTGGTCCTTTGCCGATGTCGTCCTCACCCCCGACGGGGAAGTTGTAGGCGATAACGGGGACGGAGACGGGCATCTAggtgaagaatgggaagaagggttgagCGATGTTGGTAAGCGGTGGTTAGAAGACACGAGATttgagagaaagagggtgagtgggaaaggggaaatTGGGGTGGGTGATCGAGAGAGAAAGTCGAGGATGTGA
- a CDS encoding MIF4G/MA4 domain-containing protein: MAPFGGHGSSGRGRGGFRGGRGGRGGRVGYGGPQLPTSLLEQVDAKYGSGGKRDITRKEKRKVARDDRKGPAQTQKTRRRQPPSDEDEEQEEGEAEQPPLKKSKPSKDQPASSSGKSNSEKKEKKKKLPELTLPEESVGGDLEDREIEWLEYMLRKEKGKSKGEDDLDDGLDDLLNFAEAFERGGKGVNKQILDDEDDEGIFDFGEENEDDAEEESEEDQDEGDDEDNETDLDEDEEEEFMGFSDQGDQEEEGDVSEEEDASPAQEKHQTRPDNEEPSVSLNPAPSSSTDASAPTKYIPPHLRAAQLEEKAKGNKEKAEEKIRLERKAQGLLNRLSEQNIESILTELETLYRNHSRNDVTTALTDLIIQMISNKANLLDSFVVLYATLVGALHRVIGMEFGAHFIHTLITKYSGLQNHSSSSAEGQQSTTIQATIYETPDAGKESLNLLTLIAELYNAQVVGSRLIYDLVRGFLEGEGKEGEVMGEREVEGLLKILRCSGAQLRTDDPASLKDIVNLVQEKTKGKEKTMTARARFMVETLTNVKNGKVKSSAASEAGNDAAQRMKKFLSGLGRKRRLLAYEPLRVSLSDLLSADKKGKWWLVGAGWSGNPLLELEQQREQGKSSGKTEKNGKKKEEKDSEAALLELARNQGMNTDVRRGVFVVLMTSEDYVHACDRLSMFKLSDVQQREFVRVALHCCGLEATYNPYYTLILSHLCANSYDHRFTFQYALWDFMRELESGSKVSKEKVGNVARAVGYVVARGGLSLTVFKAVDFTSLSKPLIKFLITVLVHLAIALQTVSPIFTLPKSYELARNFDDEVIQERFEQVLSNTELAGGWLWVLDREMKDGKNWEEEVTGERERVVVKKSLEIAQNVLRAAAL, encoded by the exons ATGGCTCCATTTGGAGGACATGGAAGCtctggaagaggacgtGGTGGATTTCGggggggaagaggtggaagaggagggagagtagGGTATGGAGGACCTCAATTGCCGACATCTCTTCTTGAACAAGTTGATGCCAAGTATG GATCggggggaaagagagatatAACTAGGAAAGAAAAACGAAAAGTCGCTCGAGATGACCGTAAAGGGCCTGCTCAGACtcaaaagacaagaagacgACAGCCACCAAgcgatgaggacgaggagcaggaagaaggtgaagcTGAGCAGCCGCCTTTAAAAAAATCAAAGCCCTCCAAAGACCAACCTGCATCGAGTTCGGGAAAGTCCAATtctgaaaagaaggagaagaagaagaagcttcCAGAGTTGACACTTCCCGAGGAGAGTGTGGGTGGGGATCTGGAAGACAGGGAGATTGAATGGTTGGAGTATATGctgaggaaagaaaagggcAAGTCTAAGGGTGAGGATGATCTTGATGATGGTCTCGATG ATTTGTTAAACTTTGCCGAAGCTTTTGAGCGTGGTGGGAAAGGAGTGAACAAGCAGattttggatgatgaagatgatgaaggaatATTTGActttggagaggaaaatgaagatgatgcggaagaagaatccgaggaagatcaagacgaaggcgatgatgaagataaCGAGACTGAT CTcgacgaggacgaagaagaagagttcaTGGGGTTCAGTGATCAAGGCGatcaggaggaggagggggatgtttcagaggaagaggatgcaTCCCCGGCCCAAGAGAAGCATCAGACCAGACCCGACAACGAAGAACCATCAGTATCTTTAAatcctgctccttcatcctcaacagACGCTTCGGCACCTACCAAGTACATTCCTCCGCACCTCCGAGCCGCTCAATTAGAGGAAAAAGCGAAAGGGAATAAGgaaaaggcagaggagaaAATACGACTTGAGAGAAAGGCGCAGGGTTTGCTCAATAG ATTGAGTGAGCAGAATATTGAGTCCATACTGACCGAGCTTGAAACGCTCTATAGGAATCACAGTAGAAATG ATGTCACCACCGCTCTTACCGACCTCATCATTCAAATGATCTCCAATAAAGCCAACCTTCTCGACTCCTTTGTCGTTCTCTACGCCACTCTGGTCGGCGCTCTTCATCGAGTGATTGGTATGGAGTTTGGAGCTCACTTCATCCACACCTTGATTACAAAATACAGCGGTCTTCAGAACCATTCATCATCGAGCGCCGAAGGTCAACAATCGACAACTATCCAAGCTACGATTTACGAGACCCCTGATGCAGGCAAAGAGTCTCTTAATTTGCTCACCCTCATTGCAGAACTGTACAACGCCCAAGTTGTCGGATCTCGGCTGATCTACGATTTGGTCAGAGGCTTCTTAGAGGGcgaagggaaagaaggagaggtcatgggggagagggaagtaGAAGGGTTGCTGAAGATTCTGAGAT GTTCGGGAGCTCAGCTGAGAACAGATGACCCCGCGAGTTTGAAGGATATTGTCAATCTTGTACAGGAGAAGaccaagggcaaggagaagactATGAC CGCTCGTGCTCGTTTCATGGTGGAAACTCTAACCAACGTCAAGAATGGCAAGGTCAAGTCCTCTGCTGCTTCCGAAGCAGGGAACGATGCTGCTCAACGGATGAAGAAGTTCTTATCCGGATTAGGCCGTAAACGAAGAT TACTTGCATATGAGCCCCTCCGAGTCTCCCTCTCTGACCTGTTGTCAGCCGATAAAAAGGGTAAATGGTGGCTTGTCGGTGCTGGCTGGTCTGGTAATCCTCTCCTGGAACTGGAACAACAACGTGAACAAGGCAAGTCGTCAGGAAAGACGGAGAAAAacggaaagaaaaaggaagagaaggatagTGAGGCAGCATTGCTAGAGTTGGCCAGAAACCAGGGGATGAACACAGACGTCAGAAGAGGAGTGTTCGTGGTGCTGATGACCAGCGAA GATTATGTGCACGCCTGTGATAGGTTGAGTATGTTCAAACTGAGTGATGTTCAACAGCGAGAATTTGTGAGAGTGGCCCTCCATTGTTGTGGCCTC GAAGCAACCTATAACCCATACTATACTCTGATCCTCAGCCATCTGTGTGCGAACTCTTACGATCACCGCTTCACGTTTCAATACGCTTTATGGGACTTCATGCGTGAGCTGGAGAGTGGATCAAAGGTCAGCAAAGAGAAAGTTGGAAATGTCGCGAGGGCTGTGGGGTATGTTGTGGCTCGAGGAGGATTGAGTTTGACTGTTTTTAAG GCGGTTGATTTCACATCCCTTTCCAAACCACTCATTAAATTCCTTATCACTGTCCTGGTACATCTTGCCATAGCGCTCCAGACCGTGTCTCCCATCTTTACGCTTCCTAAATCATATGAACTTGCTCGTAActttgatgatgaggtCATTCAAGAGAGATTTGAACAGGTGCTCAGTAATACTGAGCTTGCTGGTGGTTGGCTGTGGGTGTTGGATAGGGAaatgaaggatgggaagaactgggaagaagaagttacgggagaaagggaaagggtgGTTGTGAAGAAAAGCTTGGAGATTGCTCAGAATGTGCTGAGAGCAGCTGCGCTATAG
- a CDS encoding large subunit ribosomal protein L13, with protein MSAFSAQPIVIDGKGHLLGRLASVVAKQILTGQKVTVVRCEEINCSGSFFRNKIKYHNYLHKRHIVNPKKSGPFHFRAPSRILYKAIRGMVPHKSSRGAAALKRLELYEGVPPAQDRVKKMVVPAALRVLRLKPGRKYCTLKRISAEVGWNYKDVVDRLEEKRKVKGQAYFERKQAALKLRAKAEASAPKDAKLAEFGY; from the exons ATGTCCGCTTTCTCCGCCCAGCCCATCGTCATTGACGGCAAAGGTCACCTCCTCGGTCGACTTGCTTCGGTCGTTGCCAAGCAG ATCCTCACTGGCCAAAAGGTCACCGTTGTCCGATGTGAGGAGATCAACTGCTCTGGTTCCTTCTTCAGGAACAAGATCAAGTACCACAACTACCTCCACA AGCGACACATTGTCAACCCCAAGAAGTCTGGTCCCTTCCACTTCCGTGCTCCTTCCCGAATCCTCTACAAGGCTATCCGCGGTATGGTCCCCCACAAGAGTTCTCGAGGTGCCGCCGCCCTCAAGCGACTTGAGCTCTATGAGGGTGTCCCCCCCGCCCAGGACCGagtcaagaagatggtCGTCCCCGCTGCCCTCCGTGTCCTCCGATTGAAGCCCGGAAGGAAGTACTGCACCCTCAAGAGGATTAGCGCCGAGGTCGGATGGAACTACAAGGACGTTGTTGACAGgctcgaggagaagaggaaggtcAAGGGTCAGGCTTACTTTGAGCGCAAG CAAGCCGCTCTCAAGCTCCGTGCCAAGGCCGAGGCTTCTGCCCCCAAGGACGCCAAGCTCGCCGAGTTCGGCTACTAG
- a CDS encoding glutathione S-transferase, whose translation MPMPDEHIHPTATGLAKKIVDAHQDPQDLVFWSGWFCPFNQRIWIALEERKIPYQYHEVNPYKKEETFLKLNPLGLVPTLEIKTAQGSKALYESDVLAEFLEDLYPPSEEHPSIFPSDPYEKSWVRLNIQHVSKKIIPNYFKLQQSQTESDQDAARKELISALRTYAKRIKGPYFAGEQWTAVDGALAPFVERLYILEKHRNFDEKEVGDGWWEYRERLMARDSLKNTSSEEQYYEEILGRYLRNEAQSEVAKATRAGQSLP comes from the exons ATGCCTATGCCCGACGAACACATCCATCCCACTGCCACAGGCCTTGCCAAGAAGATCGTGGACGCTCATCAAGATCCTCAAGATTTGGTATTCTGGAGCGGATGG TTCTGCCCCTTTAATCAG CGTATTTGGATCGCCCTTGAGGAACGAAAAATACCTTACCAATACCATGAAGTAAAC CCAtacaagaaggaagaaaccTTCCTCAAACTTAATCCTCTAGGGCTTGTGCCGACACTCGAGATCAAGACTGCCCAAGGTAGCAAAGCGCTTTACGAGAGTGATGTCTTGGCCGAATTCTTGGAGGACCTTTATCCCCCTAGCGAGGAGCATCC gtccatcttcccttctgATCCATACGAGAAGTCATGGGTTAGACTCAACATTCAACATGTCTCCAAA AAAATCATCCCCAATTACTTCAAACTCCAACAATCCCAAACCGAATCAGACCAAGATGCTGCCCGCAAAGAACTCATCTCCGCTCTTCGTACATACGCCAAACGCATCAAAGGTCCTTACTTTGCAGGTGAACAATGGACAGCCGTCGACGGGGCATTGGCGCCGTTTGTAGAGAGGTTATATATTCTTGAAAAGCACAGAAATTttgatgagaaggaggttggagaCGGGTGGTGGGAGTATAGAGAGAGGTTGATGG CTCGCGATTCGCTCAAGAATACCTCTTCAGAGGAACAGTATTACGAGGAAATCTTGGGAAG ATACCTCAGAAATGAAGCTCAATCAGAAGTCGCTAAAGCTACTCGTGCTGGCCAGAGTCTTCCCTAA
- a CDS encoding RNA exonuclease NGL2, giving the protein MPPRPWPVFLTIEPKMPKEPYVPTPEQIALAERRRAERAAKKAAVAAGKVEPTEEEKLVMEKCKFLKRDWVGVPGKDREEQGGSQRKRAKIITWNLLAQTLVRRELFPGSDCLRFVDRKPMLLAEFAHHSSSDIICLQECDKLSDFLPALPQHTYIKGTGPGKLHGLVVLYRKGRFSLRQSKLIHLDFEEIHPRSSDLVVREDGTESLEEVRRRRGGSRQTKNVGLIVALEGKDGEGVIIVTTHLFWHPKFVYERVRQALLLVRAIRRFQKANNCTAWPVVLAGDLNTQPSEATYQLLVSPHSPLPRQYLDEISQSRLVHDSLSKIPLIPPEIPSSDSEPASTTGTGTTTPAVTNKTEAEKDGENEDLDDKSTANTRPPRPSDGLPTALELVDLFKAEFPLIGRDSDQHDGAMSAYGSTQWKEGKGIDGFDDRRGFGDGEKGKGGDEPGWTCFTPLFRLTLDYLLVLPPIFSPPSPITPPTSSTSPTSGVEIRKVMLPPKASDLGEGLPRKGICASDHVAVGCEIEW; this is encoded by the exons ATGCCCCCACGCCCCTGGCCAGTTTTCCTGACAATAGAACCTAAAATGCCCAAGGAGCCCTACGTCCCAACGCCCGAACAAATTGCTCTCGCCGAGAGACGCCGGGCAGAGCGAGCAGCCAAGAAGGCCGCTGTTGCAGCTGGTAAAGTGGAGCCGactgaggaggaaaagttGGTGATGGAAAAATGCAAGTTCTTAAAAAGAGACTGGGTTGGTGTCCCTGGTAAAGATAGGGAGGAACAGGGAGGATcgcaaaggaaaagggccAAGATTATCACTTGGAAT TTGCTTGCTCAAACTCTTGTCC GGCGAGAGCTTTTCCCCGGCTCTGATTGTCTTCGATTCGTGGACCGTAAGCCCATGCTCCTTGCTGAATTTGCGCATCATTCCTCCAGCGACATCATCTGTCTCCAG GAATGTGACAAGCTTTCCGACTTCCTTCCTGCTTTACCTCAACACACCTATATCAAAGGTACAGGCCCAGGCAAACTTCATGGTCTTGTCGTTCTCTATCGCAAAGGCCGATTCTCCCTTCGTCAGAGCAAACTAATTCATTTAGATTTTGAAGAGATCCACCCGCGTTCGAGCGATTTGGTGGTAAGAGAAGACGGTACCGAGTCGTTAGAGGAGGTACGAAGACGTCGAGGAGGATCAAGGCAGACAAAGAATGTGGGGTTGATAGTAGCGTTGGAAGgcaaggatggtgaaggagtCATTATCGTCACTACTCATTT ATTCTGGCATCCCAA GTTCGTATACGAACGAGTTCGTCAGGCTCTTTTGCTTGTACGAGCCATTAGGCGCTTCCAAAAAGCCAACAATTGTACCGCATGGCCTGTTGTTCTCGCTGGAG ATCTCAATACCCAACCATCCGAAGCAACATATCAGCTGCTCGTTTCCCCACACTCCCCACTCCCACGACAATATCTCGACGAAATCTCCCAATCCCGTCTCGTCCACGACTCACTCTCCAAAATCCCCCTCATACCTCCCGAAATTCCATCCTCCGATTCTGAACCTGCCAGCACTACCGGTACTGGGACCACAACCCCCGCTGTAACTAACAAGACGGAAGCAGAGAAAGATGGGGAGAATGAAGATCTCGATGACAAATCGACTGCCAACACACGTCCTCCACGGCCTTCGGATGGGTTACCCACGGCGTTAGAGCTCGTGGATCTGTTCAAAGCCGAATTCCCCCTCATAGGTAGAGATAGCGACCAACATGATGGTGCGATGAGTGCTTATGGGTCGACacaatggaaggaaggaaaggggaTTGATGGATTTGATGATAGAAGAggttttggagatggggagaagggaaaaggaggggaTGAACCTGGATGGACCTGTTTTACGCCACTTTTTCGTCTTACTTTAG ATTATCTCCTCGTCTTACCCCCTATTTtttctcccccttctcccattACTCCacccacctcttccacttccccCACTTCTGGCGTCGAGATTCGAAAGGTCATGCTACCACCCAAAGCCTCAGATCTTGGTGAGGGATTACCGCGAAAAGGAATTTGCGCGAGTGATCATGTAGCGGTGGGATGTGAGATTGAATGGTAA
- a CDS encoding YeeE/YedE family protein translates to MPFTPIHSFVGAVLLHLSTSQLLQDTGRVFGISGIVNNAVLGEREGWRWAVVGGLVAGPALAAVTGVKALFPGQALSALETIGKGKLALAGILVGLGSRLSSGCTSGHMLCGVSRLSIRSIVATVTFFATATITGNIFPLYPIPSTPAYSVELPSFSATVALICIPLVARLIQRATNTALTRMSSVPKAARLLPYLVSSLIFSVGLSLSGMTDPSKVSAFLRFPHPQCWDPSLFMVVLGGVLPNMLHYSSVINKNKRLEDGQPKPKPRFSWESWQVPTRKDIDSKLVMGAAIFGVGWGLAGICPGPALVSLGSALLDVCSGSSSWQALGKVSTFLGTMLLGMAFGGGI, encoded by the exons ATGCCTTTCACGCCTATCCATTCGTTCGTAGGGGCCGTACTGCTCCACTTATCTACCTCCCAGCTTCTCCAAGATACTGGCCGTGTCTTTGGCATATCAGGGATTGTAAATAATGCTGTGCTAGGAGAAcgagaaggttggagatgggCTGTTGTCGGCGGATTAGTGGCAGGGCCAGCACTGGCTGCTGTTACCGGCGTCAAAGCTCTATTCCCAGGGCAGGCTTTATCAGCTCTGGAGACTATAGGCAAAGGTAAACTGGCATTGGCAGGGATCCTTGTTGGTTTAGGAAGTCGC CTCAGCTCTGGTTGTACCAGTGGGCATATGCTCTGTGGAGTTTCAAGGCTATCTATACGGTCAATCGTAGCAACCGTGACATTTTTCGCCACTGCAACCATAACCGGTAATATCTTCCCCCTGTACCCTATCCCTTCAACCCCCGCATACTCTGTCGAACTACCCTCTTTTTCGGCCACCGTCGCTTTAATCTGCATACCTCTGGTCGCCCGACTTATCCAGCGAGCGACAAACACCGCCTTAACCCGTATGAGTTCCGTGCCCAAAGCCGCACGCCTTTTACCATACCTTGTCTCAAGTCTGATCTTCTCCGTCGGTTTATCGTTGTCTGGCATGACCGATCCTTCAAAAGTGTCGGCTTTCCTCAGATTCCCCCATCCACAATGTTGGGACCCCTCTTTATTCATGGTTGTGCTCGGCGGCGTTCTCCCCAATATGCTACACTATTCGTCTGTTATCAACAAGAATAAGAGGCTCGAGGACGGGCagccaaagccaaagccaagGTTCAGCTGGGAAAGCTGGCAAGTCCCTACGCGAAAAGATATCGATTCAAAACTTGTAATGGGTGCTGCCATTTTTGGTGTCGGTTGGGGGTTGGCGGGGATATGTCCCGGTCCAGCTTTAGTTTCTTTAGGTTCGGCGTTGCTTGATGTGTGCTCTGGTTCTAGTTCTTGGCAAGCGCTGGGGAAAGTATCGACTTTCTTGGGGACGATGCTTTTGGGCATGGCCTTTGGTGGGGGTATTTAG